Proteins encoded in a region of the Aphanothece sacrum FPU1 genome:
- a CDS encoding tetratricopeptide repeat protein, whose translation MTQVKLQFHKPGAVIKVKSAFEKTIHEEFTHYKNKDNTSLQFPISHVNCPNINESGSKFIPTSNEIYFVVASGSKYGFGDELNNVLHRFSHQLEDTLFFIEDEYDCYIKRYEIKNGKFHYETVVKENGDLADYFTEAFPDDKQLHFNLLRYYALEWQGIISSINFQEPIKAANRALKLADDWLLHYLKGTAYEAGRNSEKALSQFKRALNVKRKENPKLNDSDCRIIYHAISVCLNKINQFEQAISIAEKAMAIIPSWGDYTPTESKGYALMQLKRYEEAIECFDEILKHSLKRRDIAYALYNKACVFTFLKQYDEAVALLYASFHMEKELVNEARHDEALFPLINELQDKNILTTYLR comes from the coding sequence GTGACACAGGTTAAACTACAGTTTCATAAACCTGGTGCGGTAATCAAAGTTAAGTCAGCATTTGAAAAAACGATTCATGAGGAGTTCACCCATTATAAAAACAAAGATAACACCTCATTGCAATTCCCTATCAGCCATGTGAATTGTCCCAATATCAATGAAAGCGGCTCGAAATTTATTCCAACCTCGAATGAGATATACTTCGTTGTTGCGAGTGGATCTAAGTATGGTTTTGGTGATGAGCTGAACAATGTATTACATCGATTTTCGCATCAACTTGAAGATACACTTTTCTTTATTGAAGATGAATATGATTGTTACATTAAAAGGTATGAGATTAAAAATGGTAAATTCCATTACGAAACGGTCGTAAAAGAAAACGGAGACCTTGCAGATTACTTTACAGAAGCATTCCCAGACGACAAACAATTACATTTTAATCTTTTAAGATACTACGCCCTGGAATGGCAAGGAATTATTTCCTCCATTAACTTTCAGGAACCCATTAAGGCAGCTAACAGGGCACTCAAACTTGCGGATGATTGGTTGCTTCACTATCTGAAAGGAACAGCTTATGAGGCTGGAAGAAATTCCGAGAAAGCATTGAGTCAATTTAAAAGAGCACTTAATGTTAAACGAAAGGAAAACCCTAAGTTAAATGATTCAGATTGTAGAATAATTTATCACGCTATCTCAGTTTGCCTGAATAAAATAAATCAATTTGAACAAGCCATTTCGATTGCTGAAAAAGCGATGGCTATAATCCCCAGCTGGGGCGACTATACTCCAACGGAAAGTAAAGGCTACGCGCTTATGCAACTAAAAAGATATGAAGAAGCCATAGAATGTTTTGACGAGATACTAAAGCACAGCCTTAAAAGACGTGATATTGCATACGCCCTGTATAATAAAGCTTGTGTATTTACTTTTTTGAAACAATATGATGAAGCGGTAGCTTTATTATACGCATCGTTCCACATGGAAAAAGAACTCGTAAATGAAGCAAGACATGATGAAGCGCTTTTTCCATTGATCAATGAACTCCAGGACAAAAACATTCTGACAACATACCTGAGATAG